Proteins encoded together in one Bosea sp. (in: a-proteobacteria) window:
- the ccmA gene encoding heme ABC exporter ATP-binding protein CcmA — protein sequence MCFSPTSLHAEDLACRRGGRLIFEGVSLTLRPGEAIALTGRNGAGKSSLIAMLCGRLRPERGAIRLEGGQDEADLAGLAHLVGHRDGLKTALTARENLAFAQDVLGDAAATPEEALSLVGLGHAAQLPAGYLSAGQRRRVALARLLVSRRPYWLLDEPLSALDAASQAMVAGLMRDHLAQGGAILAATHGPLGLDGARDVRIGP from the coding sequence ATTTGCTTTTCTCCCACCAGCCTTCATGCCGAGGATCTCGCCTGCCGCCGCGGCGGCAGGCTGATCTTCGAGGGCGTGAGCTTGACCTTGCGTCCGGGCGAGGCGATCGCGCTGACGGGGCGCAACGGCGCCGGCAAGTCAAGCCTGATCGCCATGCTCTGCGGGCGCCTGCGGCCGGAGCGCGGCGCGATCCGGCTGGAAGGCGGGCAGGACGAGGCCGATCTCGCGGGGCTTGCCCATCTCGTCGGCCATCGCGACGGGCTGAAGACCGCGCTGACGGCCCGCGAGAACCTCGCCTTCGCGCAGGATGTGCTGGGCGATGCCGCCGCGACGCCGGAGGAGGCGCTCAGCCTCGTCGGGCTCGGGCACGCGGCGCAGTTGCCGGCCGGCTATCTCTCGGCCGGGCAGCGGCGGCGGGTGGCGCTGGCGCGCCTCCTCGTCTCGCGCCGGCCCTACTGGCTGCTCGACGAGCCGCTCTCGGCGCTCGATGCCGCCTCGCAGGCGATGGTCGCCGGGCTGATGCGCGACCATCTCGCGCAGGGCGGGGCGATCCTGGCCGCGACCCACGGCCCGCTCGGGCTCGACGGCGCGCGCGACGTCAGGATCGGGCCGTGA
- the ccmB gene encoding heme exporter protein CcmB, with translation MSRAFLAILSRDLTVAARAGGGGELALVFFLTITVLVPFALGPDLNLLSRIGPAILWLGALLSVLIGLDRLFQSDEEDGSLDLIRASALPLELAVLAKGLAHWLTTGLPLALASPLLGLLVALPGEGVLPLIATLLVGTPALSFIGAAGAALAAGLRRGGLIVPVLVAPLTVPVLIFGVSAANAALGGTVPFLTPFLILCAISLAAIVVGTIAAAAALRQAD, from the coding sequence GTGAGCCGCGCCTTCCTCGCCATCCTGAGCCGCGACCTCACCGTCGCGGCGCGCGCGGGCGGCGGCGGCGAGCTCGCGCTCGTCTTCTTCCTGACGATCACCGTGCTCGTGCCCTTCGCGCTCGGGCCGGACCTCAACCTGTTGTCGCGGATCGGCCCGGCGATCCTCTGGCTCGGCGCCCTGCTCTCCGTGCTGATCGGGCTCGACCGGCTGTTCCAGAGCGACGAGGAGGACGGCTCGCTCGACCTGATCCGGGCCTCGGCCCTGCCGCTCGAGCTTGCCGTGCTGGCCAAGGGGCTGGCGCATTGGCTGACGACAGGGCTGCCGCTGGCATTGGCCTCGCCGTTGCTCGGCCTTCTGGTGGCGCTGCCGGGCGAGGGCGTGCTGCCGCTCATCGCGACGCTCCTGGTCGGCACGCCGGCTTTGAGCTTCATCGGCGCGGCCGGGGCGGCGCTGGCGGCGGGCCTGCGGCGCGGCGGGCTGATCGTGCCGGTGCTGGTCGCGCCGCTGACGGTGCCGGTGCTGATCTTCGGCGTCTCGGCGGCGAATGCGGCGCTTGGCGGCACCGTGCCGTTCCTGACGCCGTTTCTGATCCTCTGCGCGATCTCGCTGGCGGCCATCGTGGTCGGGACCATCGCGGCGGCGGCGGCGCTCAGGCAGGCCGATTGA
- a CDS encoding heme ABC transporter permease, with product MASLIDLANPTRFMRFSAKLLPWLAAVAALLVVAGLYLAWFKAPADYQQGETIRIMFIHVPAAWLAMMFYSMMAVSALGTLVWRHPLADVAQKAAAPIGASFALICLITGALWGKPMWGTYWVWDARLTSVLVLLLIYLGIIALWRVLDEPSRAARAVAILTLTGFVNVPIIKFSVDWWNTLHQPASVFRMGGPAIDGSMLWPLMILAAGFTLFALCLHMVAMRAEIMRRRVRTLTILEAERLDRLAAQGVPA from the coding sequence ATGGCCAGCCTGATCGACCTCGCCAACCCGACGCGCTTCATGCGCTTCTCGGCGAAGCTGCTGCCGTGGCTCGCCGCCGTGGCGGCGCTGCTCGTCGTCGCCGGGCTCTATCTCGCCTGGTTCAAGGCGCCCGCCGACTACCAGCAGGGCGAGACCATCCGGATCATGTTCATCCATGTCCCGGCCGCCTGGCTCGCGATGATGTTCTATTCGATGATGGCGGTCTCGGCGCTGGGCACGCTGGTCTGGCGCCATCCGCTCGCTGACGTCGCGCAGAAGGCGGCGGCGCCGATCGGAGCCTCCTTCGCGCTCATCTGCCTGATCACCGGCGCGCTCTGGGGCAAGCCGATGTGGGGCACCTACTGGGTCTGGGACGCGCGGCTGACCTCGGTGCTCGTGCTGCTTTTGATCTATCTCGGCATCATCGCGCTCTGGCGGGTGCTCGACGAGCCCTCGCGCGCGGCGCGCGCCGTCGCCATCCTGACGCTCACCGGCTTCGTCAACGTGCCGATCATCAAGTTCTCGGTCGACTGGTGGAACACGCTGCACCAGCCGGCCTCGGTCTTCCGCATGGGCGGGCCTGCCATCGACGGCTCGATGCTCTGGCCGCTCATGATCCTCGCGGCCGGCTTCACCCTGTTCGCGCTTTGCCTGCACATGGTGGCGATGCGCGCCGAGATCATGCGCCGGCGGGTCAGGACGCTGACGATCCTCGAGGCCGAGCGGCTCGACCGGCTGGCGGCGCAAGGGGTGCCGGCATGA
- the ccmD gene encoding heme exporter protein CcmD, with product MTGLLDALGPHAGFILASYGAAGLVLGGLTLAILRDHAVQKRTLEALERRRPGRERR from the coding sequence ATGACCGGGCTTCTCGACGCGCTCGGGCCGCATGCCGGCTTCATCCTCGCCTCCTATGGCGCGGCGGGGCTGGTCCTGGGCGGGCTGACGCTCGCGATCCTGCGCGACCATGCCGTCCAGAAGCGGACGCTCGAGGCGCTGGAGCGCCGCCGCCCCGGCCGGGAGCGGCGATGA
- a CDS encoding DsbE family thiol:disulfide interchange protein — protein sequence MSRTETPPRRRSPLIFLAPLIVFGGLAIVFAIGLFSGDKSKVPSALIGRVAPAIALAPLEGLQRDGEPVPAFGNADLAQGRATLVNVWASWCAPCRVEHPVLMGLAETDAVRQGKVALVGMNYKDEAENARRFLGALGNPFSAVGTDRAGRAAIEWGVYGVPETFVIGPDGHILDKHVGPLDQASAGRLLTRALKGR from the coding sequence ATGAGCCGGACCGAAACCCCGCCGCGGCGGCGTTCGCCGCTGATCTTCCTCGCGCCGCTGATCGTCTTCGGCGGGCTCGCGATCGTCTTCGCCATCGGGCTGTTCTCGGGCGACAAGAGCAAGGTTCCCTCCGCCCTGATCGGACGCGTCGCGCCGGCGATCGCGCTTGCCCCGCTGGAGGGGCTCCAGCGGGACGGCGAGCCGGTGCCGGCCTTCGGCAACGCCGATCTCGCCCAGGGGCGGGCGACGCTGGTCAATGTCTGGGCGAGCTGGTGCGCGCCCTGCCGGGTCGAGCATCCCGTGCTGATGGGCCTGGCCGAGACCGATGCGGTCAGGCAGGGCAAGGTCGCGCTGGTCGGGATGAACTACAAGGACGAGGCGGAGAATGCGCGCCGTTTCCTCGGCGCGCTGGGCAATCCGTTCTCGGCGGTCGGGACGGACCGGGCCGGGCGCGCGGCGATCGAATGGGGCGTCTATGGCGTGCCCGAGACCTTCGTCATCGGGCCGGACGGGCATATCCTCGACAAGCATGTCGGCCCGCTCGACCAGGCGAGCGCCGGGCGCCTGCTCACGCGGGCGCTGAAGGGGCGGTGA
- the purQ gene encoding phosphoribosylformylglycinamidine synthase subunit PurQ, whose translation MKAAVITFPGSNRDGDVARALRQAGAEVVPVWHADTGLPKGTDLVVLPGGFSYGDYLRTGAIAGRARIMDATRAHAVRGGYVLGICNGFQIACEAGLLPGILVRNAHLKFVCRRQHLTVERNDTAFTRAYAKGQVIDVCIAHGEGNYIADPETLARLEGEGLVAFRYADAQGTVTPEANPNGSLNNIAGIYSPGLNVLGLMPHPENLIDSLVGGTDGRGLFDSLMQGKAA comes from the coding sequence ATGAAGGCCGCCGTCATCACCTTTCCGGGCTCCAATCGCGACGGTGACGTCGCCAGGGCGCTGAGGCAGGCCGGCGCCGAGGTCGTGCCCGTCTGGCACGCCGATACCGGGCTGCCGAAGGGCACCGACCTCGTCGTGTTGCCGGGCGGCTTCTCCTATGGCGATTATCTGCGCACCGGCGCCATCGCCGGGCGCGCCCGCATCATGGACGCGACCCGCGCGCACGCGGTGCGGGGCGGCTATGTGCTCGGCATCTGCAACGGCTTCCAGATCGCCTGCGAGGCGGGGCTTCTGCCCGGCATCCTCGTGCGCAACGCCCATCTCAAATTCGTCTGCCGGCGCCAGCATCTGACCGTCGAGCGCAACGACACCGCCTTCACCCGCGCCTATGCCAAGGGGCAGGTCATCGATGTCTGCATCGCCCATGGCGAGGGCAATTACATCGCCGATCCCGAGACGCTCGCCCGCCTCGAAGGCGAGGGCCTCGTCGCCTTCCGCTATGCGGATGCGCAAGGCACCGTCACGCCCGAGGCGAACCCGAACGGCTCGCTGAATAATATCGCCGGCATCTATTCGCCCGGCCTCAACGTGCTCGGGCTGATGCCGCACCCGGAAAACCTGATCGATTCCCTGGTCGGCGGCACCGACGGGCGCGGCCTGTTCGACAGCCTGATGCAGGGCAAGGCGGCCTGA
- the purS gene encoding phosphoribosylformylglycinamidine synthase subunit PurS encodes MKARVTVTLKNGVLDPQGKAIEGALKSLGIDGIGSVRQGKVFDIELATADKVAAEAALKAACEKLLANTVIENYRVEIGA; translated from the coding sequence ATGAAAGCCCGCGTCACCGTCACCCTGAAGAACGGCGTGCTCGATCCGCAGGGCAAGGCGATCGAGGGCGCGCTGAAGTCGCTCGGCATCGACGGCATCGGCTCGGTGCGCCAGGGCAAGGTCTTCGACATCGAGCTTGCGACCGCCGACAAGGTCGCCGCCGAGGCGGCGCTGAAGGCGGCCTGCGAGAAGCTGCTCGCCAACACCGTGATCGAGAACTACCGCGTCGAGATCGGAGCCTGA
- the purC gene encoding phosphoribosylaminoimidazolesuccinocarboxamide synthase, translating into MDFLKPRYIPMNRRRRIYEGKAKVLYEGPEPGTLIQHFKDDATAFNAKKHEVIDGKGVLNNRICEHIFSNLNDIGVPTHFIRRLNMREQLIREVEIIPLEVVVRNVAAGSLATRLGLEEGTQLPRSIIEFYYKNDALSDPMVSEEHITAFGWATPQEIDDIMALAIRVNDFLSGLFLGAGIRLVDFKMETGRLWEGEMMRIVVADEISPDSCRLWDIRSKDKMDKDRFRRDMGGLIEAYSEVARRLGILGEHENPGPTGPRLVQ; encoded by the coding sequence TTGGATTTCCTCAAGCCACGGTACATACCCATGAATCGCCGCCGTCGCATCTACGAAGGCAAGGCGAAGGTCCTCTATGAAGGACCCGAGCCCGGTACGCTGATCCAGCATTTCAAGGACGACGCCACCGCCTTCAACGCCAAGAAGCACGAGGTGATCGACGGCAAGGGCGTGCTCAACAACCGCATCTGCGAGCACATCTTCTCGAATCTCAACGATATCGGCGTGCCGACGCATTTCATCCGCCGGCTCAACATGCGCGAGCAGCTGATCCGCGAGGTCGAGATCATCCCGCTCGAGGTCGTGGTGCGCAACGTCGCCGCCGGCTCCCTGGCGACGCGGCTCGGCCTCGAGGAGGGCACGCAGCTGCCGCGCTCGATCATCGAGTTCTACTACAAGAACGACGCGCTCAGCGATCCGATGGTCTCCGAGGAGCACATCACCGCCTTCGGCTGGGCGACGCCGCAGGAGATCGACGACATCATGGCGCTGGCGATCCGCGTCAACGACTTCCTCTCCGGCCTGTTCCTGGGCGCCGGCATCCGCCTCGTCGACTTCAAGATGGAGACCGGGCGGCTGTGGGAAGGCGAGATGATGCGCATCGTCGTCGCCGACGAGATCAGCCCCGATTCCTGCCGCCTCTGGGACATCCGCTCCAAGGACAAGATGGACAAGGACCGCTTCCGCCGCGACATGGGCGGGCTGATCGAGGCCTATTCGGAAGTCGCCCGCCGCCTCGGCATCCTGGGCGAGCACGAGAATCCCGGCCCGACCGGCCCGCGCCTGGTGCAGTGA
- a CDS encoding DUF1476 domain-containing protein, with translation MTTFDQRKDAYENKFAHDEELRFKATARRNKLLGLWAAEKLGKSGAEADAYAKAVVVADFEEAGDEDVVRKVRNDFAAAGVALADAEIRAVMTELLIRAADEIQAGR, from the coding sequence ATGACGACCTTCGACCAGCGCAAGGACGCCTACGAGAACAAGTTCGCCCATGACGAGGAGCTGCGCTTCAAGGCGACGGCAAGGCGCAACAAGCTGCTCGGGCTCTGGGCCGCCGAGAAGCTCGGCAAGAGCGGGGCGGAGGCGGATGCCTATGCCAAGGCGGTCGTCGTGGCCGACTTCGAGGAGGCCGGCGACGAGGACGTGGTGCGCAAGGTCAGGAACGACTTCGCCGCCGCCGGCGTCGCGCTCGCCGATGCCGAGATCCGCGCCGTGATGACCGAGCTGCTGATCAGGGCGGCCGACGAGATCCAGGCCGGACGCTGA
- a CDS encoding aldolase/citrate lyase family protein codes for MAAPTVLSSLADRFARGDSIVSAWCGLPDPSVSATLAQEDFDAITLDMQHGPITLSEVIRAVPLINAAGKPAVARVPVGEFQNVSKLFDSGVSGVIAPMINTMEDARRFAAYAKYPPMGERSWGSYGGLGASGLDQNGYLGQANRFSLTFAMIETREALAIVDDILALPGIDALFVGPSDLSIALSNGARVDAAAREVDEAFKHVVARASAVNKPVALYCATAERAREGLAMGARFVTVMSDSSMLRAAARSALEITRG; via the coding sequence ATGGCCGCGCCCACCGTCCTGTCCTCCCTCGCCGACCGCTTCGCCAGGGGCGACAGCATCGTCTCGGCCTGGTGCGGCCTGCCCGACCCTTCCGTCTCGGCGACGCTCGCCCAGGAGGATTTCGACGCGATCACGCTCGACATGCAGCACGGGCCGATCACGCTTTCCGAGGTGATCCGCGCCGTTCCGCTGATCAACGCCGCCGGCAAGCCGGCGGTGGCGCGCGTGCCCGTAGGGGAGTTCCAGAACGTCTCGAAGCTGTTCGACAGCGGCGTCTCCGGCGTCATCGCGCCGATGATCAACACGATGGAGGATGCCCGCCGCTTCGCGGCCTACGCCAAATATCCGCCGATGGGCGAGCGCAGCTGGGGCAGCTACGGGGGCCTCGGCGCCTCCGGCCTCGACCAGAACGGCTATCTCGGGCAAGCGAATCGCTTCTCGCTCACCTTCGCGATGATCGAGACGCGCGAGGCGTTGGCGATCGTCGACGACATCCTGGCGCTGCCGGGGATCGATGCCCTGTTCGTCGGGCCGTCGGATCTGTCGATCGCGCTCTCCAATGGGGCGAGGGTCGATGCGGCGGCGCGAGAGGTCGACGAGGCGTTCAAGCATGTCGTCGCCCGCGCCTCGGCGGTGAACAAGCCCGTCGCGCTCTATTGCGCGACGGCCGAGCGCGCCAGGGAGGGCCTGGCGATGGGCGCCCGCTTCGTCACCGTGATGAGCGATTCCTCGATGCTGCGCGCGGCGGCCCGCAGCGCGCTCGAGATCACGCGCGGCTGA
- a CDS encoding AEC family transporter produces MAASLLVVLPVFGLIGLGYLARWARLLRESTGEGLSDFVFVLAVPCLLFRTLATADIPATQPWGYWIAYFAGLAVVWGLAMLIASRVFARKGPELVVCGFAAAQSNTIFVGIPMILKAYGDAGAVPLGLLLAVHLPVTMTAATLLAEGRSASIPLLLKRLFTHPIIVGIILGMAARPVAGLIPAPVWTLVDLLSKAAVPCALIGLGIAMRRYGLESGLALPAVLSGLKLGLHPLLVYWLARHVFEMPAHWSGVAVLFAACPCGINAYLFAERYRQGVADASSAITLSTLLSLFSTAAWLAFLGLG; encoded by the coding sequence ATGGCCGCTTCCCTTCTCGTCGTCCTGCCCGTCTTCGGGCTGATCGGGCTTGGCTATCTCGCGCGCTGGGCGCGGCTCCTGCGCGAATCGACCGGCGAGGGCCTGTCCGATTTCGTCTTCGTCCTCGCCGTGCCCTGCCTGCTGTTCCGCACGCTCGCCACGGCCGATATCCCCGCGACCCAGCCCTGGGGCTACTGGATCGCCTATTTCGCCGGGCTCGCCGTGGTCTGGGGCCTGGCGATGCTGATCGCCTCGCGGGTCTTCGCGCGCAAGGGGCCGGAGCTGGTCGTCTGCGGCTTCGCGGCGGCGCAGTCGAACACCATCTTCGTCGGCATCCCGATGATCCTCAAGGCTTACGGCGATGCCGGCGCCGTGCCGCTCGGCCTGCTGCTCGCCGTCCACCTGCCGGTCACGATGACGGCGGCGACCCTGCTGGCCGAGGGCCGCTCGGCCTCGATTCCGCTGCTGCTCAAGCGCCTCTTCACCCATCCGATCATCGTCGGCATCATCCTCGGCATGGCGGCGCGCCCCGTGGCCGGGCTGATCCCGGCGCCGGTCTGGACGCTGGTCGACCTGCTGTCGAAGGCGGCCGTGCCCTGCGCGCTGATCGGGCTCGGCATCGCCATGCGCCGCTACGGGCTCGAATCGGGCCTCGCCCTGCCGGCGGTGCTGAGCGGGCTGAAGCTCGGGCTGCACCCGCTGCTGGTCTATTGGCTGGCGCGGCATGTCTTCGAGATGCCGGCCCACTGGTCCGGGGTCGCGGTGCTGTTCGCCGCCTGCCCCTGCGGCATCAACGCCTATCTCTTCGCCGAGCGCTACCGCCAGGGCGTGGCCGACGCATCGAGCGCGATCACGCTCTCGACCCTGCTGTCGCTGTTCTCGACCGCCGCCTGGCTCGCCTTCCTCGGCCTCGGCTAG
- a CDS encoding M23 family metallopeptidase: protein MNAHPEFAQPVEPLAPEAAALLVDLGIEPPIQPGDSRQQPLDRRGVSLRWLFACTLVGSCGAALLGAAILIAMRGDTSYPEQPETVAIRASSAAGDGGGARKADKLVSDQPVMAARHTLRAPMSQRSGEREVIRVRPFVRLASNLSLTTGVYASNIPPFNPLRLFAEGGQPDERYAEPAQDMPDADVTIVKRDLGDLTLPPGKPQLGDAEVIAQIEEERANMASSGRQRALPIPPQLMLSRTLTGTATPGTDLLAYAPATDTRFSGIEVRVVPENVTNAPKTPIAASREPLVEDKLVMAKRGENFEQVMRGAGAAPEQIRAMIAAFGGRIRTAALPDGQVLQVLYAPGPRLGDPRQVMRVSLLSNGRPDATIAMNDKGAFAQVDLPRQDQAGPQRPQRRNAEDEDDENEGTGGARLYESLYETGARHDLPRPLVDELVRIFSYDLDFQQRVHGGDNLEVIFTEEDEGERAEILSATLTVNGEARRVYRYQAPDDGLIEYFDDEGKSLKKFLLRKPIADGELRSGFGMRYHPIMRYSKMHTGVDWSNRIGTPILAAGNGTVLKAGWSSGYGKHTEIQHANGYVTTYSHQSNFAAGIVPGAKVRQGQIIGYLGSTGLSTGPHLHYEVLVNGNFVNPMKIRVPRGRELQGTTLAEFKRQRDEIRSLIEKAGGTLAQLR from the coding sequence ATGAACGCTCATCCCGAGTTCGCGCAGCCGGTCGAGCCGCTCGCCCCCGAGGCGGCGGCCCTGCTGGTCGATCTCGGCATCGAGCCGCCGATCCAGCCCGGTGATTCGCGCCAGCAGCCGCTCGACCGCCGCGGCGTCTCGCTGCGCTGGCTGTTCGCCTGCACCCTGGTCGGCTCCTGCGGCGCGGCCCTGCTCGGCGCGGCGATCCTGATCGCGATGCGCGGCGACACCAGCTACCCCGAGCAGCCCGAGACGGTCGCGATCCGCGCCTCCTCGGCCGCAGGCGACGGCGGCGGCGCGCGCAAGGCCGACAAGCTGGTGAGCGACCAGCCTGTCATGGCGGCGCGCCACACCCTGCGCGCGCCGATGTCGCAGCGCAGCGGCGAGCGCGAGGTCATCCGCGTGCGCCCCTTCGTGCGCCTGGCCTCCAACCTGTCGCTGACCACCGGCGTCTATGCCTCAAACATTCCGCCCTTCAACCCGCTGCGCCTTTTCGCCGAGGGCGGGCAGCCCGACGAGCGCTATGCCGAGCCGGCCCAGGACATGCCGGACGCCGACGTCACCATCGTCAAGCGCGATCTCGGCGATCTCACCCTGCCCCCCGGCAAGCCGCAGCTCGGCGACGCCGAGGTGATCGCCCAGATCGAGGAGGAGCGCGCCAACATGGCAAGCTCCGGCCGCCAGCGCGCCCTGCCGATCCCGCCGCAGCTGATGCTCAGCCGCACGCTGACCGGCACGGCGACGCCGGGCACCGACCTTCTCGCCTATGCGCCGGCGACCGACACCCGCTTCTCCGGCATCGAGGTGCGCGTCGTGCCGGAGAACGTCACCAACGCGCCGAAGACCCCGATCGCCGCCTCGCGCGAGCCGCTCGTCGAGGACAAGCTCGTGATGGCCAAGCGCGGCGAGAATTTCGAGCAGGTCATGCGCGGCGCGGGCGCCGCCCCCGAGCAGATCCGCGCGATGATCGCCGCCTTCGGCGGCAGGATCCGCACCGCCGCCCTGCCCGATGGCCAGGTCCTGCAGGTGCTCTATGCGCCCGGCCCGCGCCTCGGCGACCCGAGGCAGGTCATGCGCGTCTCGCTGTTGAGCAACGGCCGGCCCGACGCGACGATCGCGATGAACGACAAGGGCGCCTTCGCGCAGGTCGATCTGCCGCGCCAGGATCAGGCCGGCCCGCAGCGCCCACAGCGGCGCAATGCCGAGGACGAGGATGACGAGAACGAGGGCACCGGCGGCGCGAGGCTCTATGAGAGCCTCTACGAGACCGGCGCCCGGCACGACCTGCCGCGCCCGCTGGTCGACGAGCTCGTGCGCATCTTCTCCTACGATCTCGATTTCCAGCAGCGCGTCCATGGCGGCGACAATCTGGAGGTGATCTTCACCGAGGAGGACGAGGGCGAGCGCGCCGAGATCCTCTCCGCGACGCTGACCGTCAACGGCGAGGCCCGGCGGGTCTATCGCTACCAGGCGCCCGATGACGGGCTGATCGAGTATTTCGACGACGAGGGCAAGTCGCTGAAGAAGTTCCTGCTGCGCAAGCCGATCGCCGACGGCGAGCTGCGCTCCGGCTTCGGCATGCGCTACCACCCGATCATGCGCTATTCGAAGATGCACACCGGCGTCGACTGGTCGAACCGGATCGGCACGCCGATCCTCGCCGCCGGCAACGGCACCGTGCTCAAGGCCGGCTGGTCCTCCGGCTATGGCAAGCACACCGAGATCCAGCACGCCAACGGCTACGTCACCACCTATTCGCACCAGTCCAACTTCGCGGCCGGCATCGTGCCGGGCGCCAAGGTGCGGCAGGGCCAGATCATCGGCTATCTCGGCTCGACCGGCCTCTCCACGGGCCCGCATCTGCATTACGAGGTGCTGGTCAACGGCAATTTCGTCAACCCGATGAAGATCCGCGTGCCGCGCGGGCGCGAGTTGCAGGGCACGACGCTGGCCGAGTTCAAGCGCCAGCGCGACGAGATCCGCAGCCTGATCGAGAAGGCCGGCGGCACGCTGGCCCAGCTGCGCTGA